The Infirmifilum lucidum DNA segment GTTGAACGGGCTAGGAGCTGGGAAGACCTACCCCCAGAGATTAGGAGCGTTTACCAGAAGCTCGGGCTCCCCGAGATAGAAGCCAAGGTTCTATCGGGGCTAGCCGCACAGTTCGAGAGCGAGAACGTCTACATTGCGTTCAAGCAGTACCTGGAGGAGCTCGGCGTGATACTCATGGACATGGGCGAGGCCCTAATCAGATACCCAGATCTTGTAAAGAAGTACTTTATGAGGGTCTTCCCGCCGAGCGACCATAAGTTCGCGGCGTTACACGGGGCCCTGTGGAGTGGAGGGGTATTCCTCTACGTGCCCCCCGGGCTTAGGATAGAGGCACCCATAGAGGCTTTCTTCTTCATAGCGAGCGAGCTGGAAAGCCAGTTCGAGCATACGCTGATAGTGGCAGACGAGGGGAGCTTCGTACACTTCATAGAGGGCTGTGCCGCCCCACTCTTCAAGAAGTACAGCTTCCACGACGGCATGGTTGAAATCTACGTGCACAGGAACGCGTATGTAAAATTCACGACGGTGCAGAACTGGAGCAAGAACCTCATAAACTTCAACAACAAGAGGGCCATCCTCGAGGAGAACGCTATGATAGAGTGGGCTGAAGGCAGCCTAGGGAGCAAGGTCAGCTATGTCTACCCTGCAGCCATACTCAGGGGCGAGGGTGCGAGAGCCAGTATAGCAAACATTACACTGGCTAAGGGATCTGTCTGGAAAGACGGTGGCGCGAAGGTATTCCACCTCGCGC contains these protein-coding regions:
- the sufB gene encoding Fe-S cluster assembly protein SufB — translated: MSKSAVLEEIPSLEYSISSITHKPRLELRGRVSRSLIEELSRSKKEPEWMLRLRLRSLELFEKLPTPNWLVGVEELDLEELAHYVKPDVERARSWEDLPPEIRSVYQKLGLPEIEAKVLSGLAAQFESENVYIAFKQYLEELGVILMDMGEALIRYPDLVKKYFMRVFPPSDHKFAALHGALWSGGVFLYVPPGLRIEAPIEAFFFIASELESQFEHTLIVADEGSFVHFIEGCAAPLFKKYSFHDGMVEIYVHRNAYVKFTTVQNWSKNLINFNNKRAILEENAMIEWAEGSLGSKVSYVYPAAILRGEGARASIANITLAKGSVWKDGGAKVFHLAPNTSSEVVSKSISAQGGVAVYRGLVKVARGAVNSKASVKCDSLIVDEESKAYTYPKNEVEEEDVAVVHEATTARLSEDALFYLQSRGLSEGEARRLLVLGYVGDLLGRLPFEYQVVFRRVLELEFEELGGYG